In the genome of Staphylococcus durrellii, one region contains:
- the smc gene encoding chromosome segregation protein SMC, translated as MVYLKSIDTFGFKSFAEHTSVHFDKGVTAIVGPNGSGKSNITDAIKWVLGEQSAKSLRGAKMEDIIFSGAEHRKAQNYAEVKLKLDNHSGKLQIDNQEVIVTRRLYRSGDSEYYLNNEKARLKDIVDLFLDSGLGKEAFSIISQGRVDEILNAKPVDRRQILEESAGVLKYKKRKAASVQKLDQTEDNLTRVEDILYDLEGRVEPLREEAAIAKEYNHLSKEMEKSDVLVTVHDIEQYNENINKLDNNLNNLKGQQENKEAQKVQHSNAIAKYKSERQQLDDTIESLNYKLVKATEEVEKYTGQLNVLEERKKNQSETNARFEEEQENIAEQIEQLQQELKKAKNQRVTISEKQQHLTKEIEQIESQLYVSDEQHDEKLEAIRDEYYTLISEQSDVNNDIRFLEHTIQENETKQSRLDSRLLEAFNQLKELQNDINDKEQQYNKKQRQLSDLDKEIAACEKKLTSTKQQQTEYEDKLHQAYRYNEKLKSRIDSIATQQEDYSYFFNGVKHILRANEQKLSGIHGAVAEIIQVPSHLTKAIETALGASLQHVIVDTEKDGRAAIQYLKQNGLGRATFLPLNVVKSRQLAMEIRNTAQEAEGFITIGAEGVTANNKYQNVIENLLGNTIIVDNLKHANELARAIRYRTRIVTLEGDIVNPGGSMTGGADRKTKSILAQKDELNSMRQQLENYQRKTINIEQEYNSIKENADSLNESYFDLNQQYNKVKQIVHEYELELDKLRKSESHLKNEHEEFEFEKNDGYQSDTSRKTLDDKKKKLEEIQSSLQQLEKDIDVYTKLSKEGKENTTQTQQQLHQKQSDLAVVKERLKSQRQEEERLNKQLVSAKEQQQKIEEQINFFNSEDMTGQKAFDNVQQNIDNSKADKEKLTAKLSEIKERRSKLNDTIEETDALLQEAHRDILSIENSYQDIKSEQSRLDVLINYAIDHLSETYRLTFERARDLYELEEDIETLRKKVKLTKMSIEELGPVNLNAIEQFEEINERYTFLNEQRTDLREAKVTLEQIIDEMDQEVKDRFKETFHAVQGHFTEVFKTLFGGGQAELRLTDDDYLSAGVDIIVQPPGKKLQHLSLLSGGERALSAIALLFAILKVRSAPFVILDEVEAALDEANVIRYANYLNNLSDQTQFIVITHRKGTMEYSDRLYGVTMQESGVSKLVSVNLNTIDEVMKEEQA; from the coding sequence ATGGTATATTTAAAATCAATAGATACGTTTGGATTTAAATCATTTGCTGAACATACGAGTGTTCATTTTGATAAAGGTGTAACAGCGATTGTGGGTCCAAATGGAAGTGGAAAAAGTAATATAACTGATGCCATCAAGTGGGTGTTAGGTGAGCAATCCGCCAAATCTTTACGTGGTGCTAAAATGGAAGATATTATTTTTTCTGGAGCAGAACATCGTAAAGCGCAAAATTATGCGGAAGTTAAACTTAAATTAGATAACCATTCGGGTAAATTACAAATTGATAACCAAGAAGTAATTGTAACTCGCCGATTATATAGAAGTGGCGATAGTGAATATTATTTAAATAATGAGAAAGCACGTTTGAAAGATATTGTTGATTTGTTTTTAGATTCTGGACTAGGTAAAGAGGCGTTTAGTATTATCTCTCAAGGTAGAGTAGATGAAATTCTTAACGCAAAACCAGTTGATAGAAGACAAATACTAGAAGAGTCTGCAGGGGTCTTAAAATATAAAAAGCGAAAAGCCGCGTCGGTTCAAAAATTAGACCAAACTGAAGATAATTTAACAAGAGTAGAAGATATTTTATATGATTTAGAAGGTCGTGTGGAACCTCTTAGAGAGGAAGCCGCGATTGCTAAAGAATACAATCATTTATCTAAAGAAATGGAAAAAAGTGATGTACTTGTCACAGTTCATGATATAGAACAGTACAATGAAAATATTAATAAACTAGATAACAACTTAAACAATCTCAAAGGTCAGCAAGAAAATAAAGAAGCTCAAAAGGTACAACACTCTAATGCGATTGCTAAATATAAATCAGAGCGTCAACAATTGGATGACACTATTGAATCACTTAACTATAAATTAGTTAAAGCGACTGAAGAGGTTGAAAAATATACTGGACAACTTAACGTTTTAGAGGAACGCAAAAAAAATCAATCAGAAACTAATGCCCGCTTTGAAGAAGAACAAGAAAATATTGCTGAACAAATAGAACAATTACAACAAGAACTTAAAAAAGCCAAAAATCAACGTGTCACAATAAGTGAAAAGCAACAACATTTAACAAAAGAAATTGAGCAAATTGAATCACAACTCTATGTATCTGATGAACAACACGATGAGAAATTAGAAGCCATTAGAGATGAATATTATACATTAATATCTGAACAATCAGATGTAAATAATGATATTCGATTTTTAGAACATACAATTCAAGAAAATGAAACGAAACAATCTAGATTAGATTCGCGATTGTTAGAAGCTTTTAATCAGTTAAAAGAACTTCAAAACGACATTAATGACAAGGAGCAACAGTACAATAAAAAGCAACGTCAACTTAGTGACTTAGATAAAGAAATAGCAGCTTGTGAAAAAAAACTAACTTCTACTAAACAACAGCAAACAGAATATGAAGATAAACTGCATCAAGCGTATAGATATAATGAAAAGTTAAAGTCTCGAATCGATAGTATTGCTACGCAACAAGAAGATTATAGCTACTTTTTCAACGGCGTAAAACATATCTTGAGAGCAAATGAACAAAAGTTATCAGGCATTCATGGCGCAGTGGCTGAAATTATTCAAGTACCTTCACATTTAACTAAAGCAATAGAAACGGCATTGGGTGCTTCATTGCAACATGTCATAGTGGATACCGAAAAAGATGGACGAGCTGCGATACAATATCTTAAGCAAAATGGTTTAGGCCGTGCGACTTTTTTACCATTAAATGTTGTGAAATCAAGACAATTAGCAATGGAGATTCGTAATACAGCACAAGAAGCTGAAGGGTTTATAACAATTGGTGCTGAAGGCGTAACAGCAAATAATAAATATCAAAACGTGATTGAAAATTTATTAGGTAATACAATAATTGTTGATAATTTAAAACATGCTAACGAATTAGCTAGAGCGATTCGCTATCGCACTAGAATTGTTACGCTAGAAGGTGATATCGTTAATCCTGGAGGTTCTATGACAGGTGGTGCTGATAGAAAAACAAAAAGCATTTTAGCACAAAAAGATGAACTGAATTCGATGCGTCAGCAACTTGAAAATTATCAAAGAAAGACGATTAATATTGAACAAGAATATAATTCTATAAAAGAAAATGCCGATAGTTTGAACGAGTCTTATTTTGATTTGAATCAACAATATAATAAAGTAAAACAAATTGTTCATGAATATGAGTTAGAACTTGATAAATTACGTAAGAGTGAAAGTCATCTCAAAAATGAGCATGAAGAATTTGAATTCGAGAAAAATGATGGCTATCAAAGTGATACAAGTCGTAAAACGTTAGACGACAAAAAGAAAAAGTTAGAAGAAATTCAATCTTCTTTACAACAATTAGAAAAAGATATAGATGTTTATACCAAGTTATCTAAAGAAGGAAAAGAGAATACGACACAGACACAACAACAGTTACATCAAAAGCAATCAGATTTAGCTGTAGTTAAAGAAAGATTGAAGAGCCAACGACAAGAAGAAGAACGTTTAAATAAACAGTTAGTCTCTGCAAAAGAGCAACAACAGAAAATAGAAGAACAAATCAATTTCTTTAATTCAGAAGATATGACGGGACAAAAAGCATTTGATAATGTGCAACAAAACATTGATAATAGTAAAGCTGATAAAGAGAAATTAACTGCTAAATTGTCCGAAATAAAAGAGCGACGAAGCAAGTTAAATGACACTATAGAAGAAACAGATGCACTATTACAAGAAGCGCATCGTGACATCTTATCTATTGAAAATAGCTATCAAGATATAAAATCAGAACAATCTCGATTAGATGTACTAATTAATTATGCCATTGATCATTTAAGCGAGACATATCGTTTAACATTTGAACGTGCAAGAGATTTATATGAATTAGAAGAAGATATTGAGACACTTCGTAAAAAAGTTAAATTAACTAAAATGTCTATAGAAGAATTAGGTCCTGTTAACTTAAATGCGATTGAACAATTTGAAGAAATTAATGAGCGTTATACATTTTTAAATGAACAACGTACAGATCTAAGAGAGGCCAAGGTTACTTTAGAACAAATTATTGATGAAATGGACCAAGAGGTTAAAGATCGTTTCAAAGAAACTTTTCATGCTGTACAAGGTCACTTTACTGAAGTGTTCAAAACTCTATTTGGCGGAGGACAAGCTGAATTACGACTGACGGATGATGATTATTTATCTGCAGGCGTAGATATTATCGTACAACCACCAGGTAAAAAATTACAACATTTATCATTATTAAGTGGTGGTGAAAGAGCATTAAGTGCTATCGCTTTGTTATTTGCTATATTAAAAGTGCGTTCTGCGCCTTTTGTAATCTTAGATGAAGTTGAAGCGGCGCTCGATGAAGCAAACGTTATTAGATATGCAAATTATTTAAATAATTTATCAGACCAAACTCAGTTTATAGTCATAACACATAGAAAGGGTACTATGGAGTACTCTGACAGACTTTATGGTGTTACAATGCAAGAGTCAGGAGTATCTAAGCTTGTGAGTGTGAACTTAAATACAATCGATGAAGTTATGAAGGAGGAACAAGCATGA
- the rnc gene encoding ribonuclease III — protein MEQLNLTFNNVELYQQAFSHSSFINDFNMNRLEHNERLEFLGDAVLELTVSRYLFDKYPDLPEGNLTKMRATIVCEPSLVIFANKIQLNDLILLGKGEEKTGGRTRPSLVSDAFEAFVGALYLDQGLEAVWYFAQHVIFPFVEDDELDGVIDFKTQFQEFVHQQNKGDVTYRLIKEEGPAHHRLFTSEVILENTAIAEGKGKTKKESEQKAAESAYKKMVTKV, from the coding sequence ATGGAACAATTAAACTTAACATTTAATAATGTCGAGTTGTATCAACAAGCGTTTTCTCATTCGAGTTTTATTAATGACTTTAACATGAATCGTTTAGAACATAATGAACGGCTAGAGTTTTTAGGAGATGCGGTATTAGAATTGACGGTTTCACGCTACTTATTTGACAAATACCCAGATTTACCAGAAGGAAATCTGACTAAAATGCGTGCAACAATAGTTTGTGAACCTTCACTTGTAATATTTGCCAATAAAATACAATTAAATGACTTAATTTTACTAGGTAAAGGCGAAGAGAAAACAGGTGGACGCACCAGACCTTCATTAGTATCAGATGCATTTGAAGCATTCGTAGGAGCATTATATTTAGATCAAGGATTAGAAGCGGTTTGGTATTTTGCACAACACGTTATTTTTCCTTTTGTAGAAGATGATGAATTAGATGGTGTTATTGATTTTAAAACACAATTTCAAGAATTTGTACATCAACAAAACAAAGGCGATGTTACTTATCGTCTGATTAAAGAAGAAGGGCCGGCACATCATCGATTATTTACTTCTGAAGTAATTTTAGAAAATACGGCCATAGCAGAAGGTAAAGGCAAAACGAAAAAAGAGTCAGAACAAAAAGCTGCTGAAAGTGCTTACAAAAAGATGGTAACTAAAGTCTAA
- a CDS encoding acyl carrier protein codes for MENFDKVKDIIVDRLGVDADKVTADASFKDDLGADSLDIAELVMELEDEFGTEIPDEEAEKINTVGDAVNFINSLEK; via the coding sequence GTGGAAAACTTCGATAAAGTAAAAGATATCATCGTTGATCGATTAGGTGTTGATGCAGATAAAGTAACTGCTGACGCATCATTCAAAGACGATTTAGGTGCTGACTCACTTGATATCGCTGAATTAGTGATGGAATTGGAAGATGAATTTGGTACTGAAATTCCTGATGAAGAAGCTGAAAAAATCAACACAGTTGGTGACGCTGTTAACTTTATTAACAGTCTTGAAAAATAA
- the fabG gene encoding 3-oxoacyl-[acyl-carrier-protein] reductase, translating to MTKSALVTGASRGIGRSIALQLAEEGYNVAVNYAGSTEKAEAVVEEIKAKNVESFAIQANVADGNEVKAMIKEVVNQFGSVDVLVNNAGITRDNLLMRMKESEWDDVIDTNLKGVFNCIQKVTPQMLRQKSGSIINLSSVVGAVGNPGQANYVATKAGVIGLTKSSARELASRNITVNAVSPGFIVSDMTDALNEDLKAQMLDQIPLSRFGEDTDIAHTVAFLASDKAKYITGQNIHVNGGMYM from the coding sequence ATGACTAAAAGTGCATTAGTAACTGGTGCTTCAAGAGGTATTGGACGTAGCATCGCTTTACAACTTGCTGAAGAAGGTTACAACGTAGCAGTTAACTACGCAGGTAGCACAGAAAAAGCAGAAGCAGTTGTAGAAGAAATTAAAGCAAAAAATGTAGAAAGTTTTGCAATTCAAGCCAATGTAGCCGATGGTAATGAAGTTAAAGCAATGATTAAAGAAGTTGTGAATCAATTTGGTTCGGTCGACGTTTTAGTTAACAATGCGGGTATTACACGTGATAATTTATTAATGCGTATGAAAGAATCTGAATGGGATGATGTAATCGATACAAACTTAAAAGGCGTATTTAATTGTATTCAAAAAGTAACACCACAAATGTTACGACAAAAGAGTGGTTCAATTATTAACCTATCAAGTGTTGTAGGTGCAGTTGGTAACCCAGGTCAAGCAAACTATGTTGCTACTAAAGCAGGGGTTATAGGATTAACTAAATCTAGCGCACGTGAATTAGCTTCTAGAAATATTACAGTTAACGCGGTGTCTCCAGGTTTTATCGTTTCAGATATGACTGATGCTTTAAATGAAGATTTAAAAGCACAAATGTTAGATCAAATCCCACTTTCTAGATTTGGTGAAGATACAGATATTGCGCATACAGTGGCATTTTTAGCGTCAGATAAGGCAAAATACATTACTGGACAAAACATTCATGTAAATGGTGGTATGTACATGTAA
- the fabD gene encoding ACP S-malonyltransferase encodes MGKTAVIFPGQGSQKIGMAHDLYEVDGNATEVLNQASTQLDFDILETMFTDNEDKLSQTENTQPALLTHSVALYEALNNLNADYTMGHSLGEYASLVASGVLKFEDAVKIVRKRGQLMAEAFPNGVGSMAAVLGLNYEEVDAICQKLSNDEEIIEPANINAPGQIVVSGHKTLIDKLAVEGKSLGAKRVMPLSVSGPFHSSMMQVIEEQFAQYIDQFEWQDAQFSVVQNVNAKPETDSSVIKQNMIKQLYSPVQFIQSTEWLIEQGVDHFIEIGPGKVLSGLIKKINKDVKLTSIQTIEDLKGWNEND; translated from the coding sequence ATGGGTAAAACAGCAGTAATATTCCCAGGTCAAGGATCACAAAAAATAGGTATGGCACACGATTTATACGAAGTCGATGGCAATGCAACTGAAGTGTTAAATCAAGCATCAACACAATTAGACTTTGATATTTTAGAAACGATGTTTACAGATAACGAAGACAAATTATCACAAACAGAAAATACACAACCTGCATTACTAACACATAGTGTAGCTCTATATGAAGCTTTAAATAATTTGAATGCAGATTATACTATGGGACATAGTCTTGGAGAATATGCTAGTTTAGTAGCTAGCGGCGTGTTGAAATTCGAAGATGCTGTGAAAATAGTAAGAAAGCGTGGTCAACTTATGGCTGAAGCTTTTCCTAACGGCGTAGGAAGTATGGCTGCTGTACTTGGTTTGAACTACGAAGAAGTCGATGCGATTTGCCAAAAATTATCTAATGATGAAGAAATTATCGAGCCTGCAAATATTAATGCTCCAGGTCAAATTGTTGTTTCTGGACACAAAACATTGATTGATAAGCTAGCAGTAGAAGGGAAATCATTAGGCGCTAAACGTGTTATGCCATTATCTGTTTCAGGACCCTTCCATTCATCAATGATGCAAGTTATAGAAGAACAATTTGCGCAATATATAGATCAATTTGAATGGCAAGACGCACAGTTCTCAGTCGTTCAAAACGTTAATGCTAAACCAGAAACTGACAGTTCTGTGATCAAACAAAACATGATTAAGCAACTATATTCACCGGTACAATTTATTCAATCAACTGAATGGTTAATTGAACAAGGCGTAGATCACTTTATTGAAATAGGTCCGGGTAAAGTACTATCTGGATTAATTAAGAAAATAAATAAAGATGTAAAATTAACTTCAATTCAAACTATTGAAGATTTAAAAGGGTGGAATGAAAATGACTAA
- the plsX gene encoding phosphate acyltransferase PlsX: MVKIAIDMMGGDDAPQIVLEAVERAVNDFKDLEIILFGDKDQCNLNHGRVEVRHCSERITMEDEPVRAIKRKKDSSMVRMAEAVKAGEADGCVSAGNTGALMSAGLFIVGRIKGVARPALVVTLPTTSGKGFVFMDVGANADAKAEHLVQYAQLGNIYAQKIRGIEQPSVGLLNIGTEAAKGNALTKKAFNLMEEQNDFKFNGNVEAKGLMEDAADVIVTDGYTGNMILKNLEGVAKAFGKMFKDTLLSSFKNKMAALILRKDLQGLTRKMDYAEYGGSVLLGLDGIVVKAHGSSSAKAFYSAIRQAKIAGEQEIVKTMRETVGE, translated from the coding sequence ATGGTTAAAATTGCAATTGATATGATGGGTGGAGACGATGCACCTCAAATTGTACTTGAAGCTGTAGAGAGAGCAGTTAATGATTTTAAAGATTTAGAAATTATATTATTCGGTGATAAAGATCAATGTAATTTAAACCACGGACGCGTTGAAGTACGACATTGTTCTGAAAGAATTACGATGGAAGATGAACCAGTAAGAGCAATAAAACGAAAGAAAGATAGTTCGATGGTGCGTATGGCTGAAGCGGTAAAAGCTGGTGAAGCAGATGGTTGTGTATCTGCAGGTAATACTGGTGCGCTAATGTCTGCTGGCTTATTTATTGTAGGTCGTATCAAAGGAGTTGCTAGACCCGCTTTAGTCGTTACTTTACCTACTACCTCTGGTAAAGGTTTTGTATTTATGGATGTTGGTGCTAATGCTGATGCCAAAGCCGAACATTTAGTACAATATGCCCAATTAGGTAATATCTATGCACAAAAAATACGTGGCATTGAACAGCCTTCTGTTGGTTTACTAAATATTGGTACTGAAGCTGCAAAAGGTAACGCTTTAACGAAAAAAGCATTTAATTTAATGGAAGAACAAAATGACTTTAAATTTAATGGCAATGTAGAAGCTAAAGGTTTAATGGAAGACGCTGCTGATGTTATTGTAACTGATGGATATACAGGTAATATGATATTGAAAAATTTAGAAGGCGTAGCCAAAGCATTTGGAAAAATGTTTAAAGATACTTTATTGAGTAGTTTTAAAAATAAAATGGCTGCTTTAATCTTACGTAAAGACTTACAAGGCTTAACTCGTAAAATGGACTACGCTGAATATGGTGGTTCGGTATTGCTTGGATTAGATGGCATCGTTGTAAAAGCACACGGTAGTTCAAGTGCTAAAGCGTTTTACTCTGCAATTAGACAAGCTAAAATTGCTGGAGAGCAGGAAATTGTTAAAACTATGAGAGAAACGGTTGGTGAATAA
- the fapR gene encoding transcription factor FapR — MKLKKQARRDSIKKEIERNPFITDIDLSEKFDVSIQTIRLDRTNLNIPELRKRIKNVAKENHDRIRSIDGSEIIGDVINVEPNKHAVSIINIGEDSVFSRNLIARGHVLFAQANSLCVALIHKPVVLTKESNIKFLRTVKLNDIVTAEAQVVEYKEKYYIIEVKSYVKERQVFGGTFKMYYTSEDEING; from the coding sequence GTGAAGTTAAAAAAACAAGCAAGACGAGACTCAATAAAAAAAGAAATAGAGCGAAATCCCTTCATAACTGATATAGATTTAAGTGAAAAGTTTGATGTAAGTATTCAAACGATACGCTTAGATCGCACCAATTTAAATATTCCTGAATTACGCAAGCGAATTAAAAATGTTGCTAAAGAAAATCATGATAGAATTCGTTCGATTGATGGTAGTGAAATTATAGGCGACGTTATAAACGTTGAACCAAATAAACATGCAGTGTCTATTATTAATATAGGAGAAGATTCAGTTTTTTCTCGTAATTTAATCGCTAGAGGGCATGTACTTTTTGCTCAAGCCAATTCACTCTGTGTAGCATTAATACATAAACCAGTCGTTTTAACAAAAGAAAGTAATATTAAATTCCTTAGAACTGTTAAATTAAATGATATCGTAACTGCCGAAGCACAAGTTGTAGAATATAAAGAAAAATATTATATTATTGAAGTGAAATCATATGTAAAAGAGAGACAAGTTTTTGGTGGCACTTTCAAAATGTATTATACAAGTGAGGATGAAATAAATGGTTAA